In one window of Desulfitibacter sp. BRH_c19 DNA:
- a CDS encoding iron ABC transporter yields MELVDKPENPSVQLKSRPIGKIVFLAILLIFVCLTAVTIGPADITLGQTVKILLSEIPVLGDSIVLDDVKVSQQTIVLQIRFPRILLAALVGIALATVGATFQGLLKNPMADPYIIGVSSGAALGATIAIVTGLSAVLGYFAVPWMAFIGALISTYTVYNIARVGNSVPVYTLLLAGVALSAFMSAIMSFLMVLNSNEMQQIMFWLLGSFSARNWGHVQAAAPLILIGVVIINCFTRELNVMLFGDHTAQHLGIDAERTKKLLLTLGAFTAAAAVSVSGTIGFVGLIIPHGVRLVVGPDHRALMPISALVGGIFMVATDTFARTLLGSVEIPVGIITAMLGGPFFIYLLKRKKGSEI; encoded by the coding sequence ATGGAGTTAGTGGACAAACCTGAAAATCCAAGTGTACAATTAAAATCGCGCCCCATTGGCAAAATAGTCTTCTTGGCTATTTTGCTTATATTTGTTTGCTTAACAGCCGTTACCATTGGGCCTGCGGATATAACTTTGGGTCAGACAGTAAAAATTTTACTTTCTGAAATACCGGTGCTGGGAGATAGCATTGTTCTTGATGATGTGAAAGTTAGCCAACAGACAATAGTGTTACAGATAAGGTTTCCTAGAATTCTTTTGGCTGCCTTGGTTGGTATAGCACTAGCAACTGTAGGAGCAACTTTTCAAGGTCTATTAAAAAACCCAATGGCTGACCCATATATAATTGGTGTATCATCCGGGGCTGCCTTGGGAGCTACTATTGCAATAGTAACAGGTCTCTCAGCTGTACTAGGATATTTTGCGGTGCCATGGATGGCATTCATAGGGGCTTTAATAAGCACCTATACAGTTTACAATATAGCTAGGGTCGGAAACAGCGTTCCTGTATATACATTGTTGCTAGCAGGGGTAGCGTTGAGTGCCTTCATGTCTGCAATAATGTCCTTTCTTATGGTTCTAAACTCTAATGAAATGCAGCAGATAATGTTTTGGCTCTTGGGAAGCTTCTCTGCAAGAAACTGGGGGCATGTTCAAGCAGCAGCACCATTAATACTTATTGGTGTGGTTATTATTAACTGTTTTACAAGAGAACTAAATGTTATGCTATTTGGGGACCATACTGCACAGCACTTGGGTATAGATGCAGAAAGAACAAAAAAACTGCTTTTGACTCTAGGGGCTTTTACTGCGGCCGCAGCGGTATCGGTAAGTGGTACCATAGGTTTTGTTGGATTGATTATTCCCCATGGAGTACGTCTTGTGGTAGGACCTGATCATAGAGCTTTAATGCCAATTTCCGCATTAGTGGGAGGTATCTTTATGGTAGCAACAGATACATTTGCTAGGACCCTTTTAGGAAGTGTGGAGATACCAGTAGGAATTATAACAGCCATGCTTGGAGGGCCATTTTTCATATATTTATTAAAAAGAAAGAAAGGGTCTGAGATTTAA
- a CDS encoding heme ABC transporter ATP-binding protein produces MEYVVEMQKIRKEFPGVVACDDITLQLKKGEIHALLGENGAGKSTLMSILFGLYQPDSGSISLGGKKVNISNPNIANDLGIGMVHQHFKLVHNFTVTENIILGIEPTRGLMVDTDSAAKRIKELSEKYKLNVNPHAKIYDISVGMQQRVEILKMLYRSADILIFDEPTSVLTPQEVQELMKIMGNLITEGKSIILITHKLKEIKAIADRCTVIRRGKHIGTVDVASTSGEELAEMMVGRKVSFKVDKNKMESGEVILSLENLSVRNIHGVLGLKNFSLDICWGEILGIAGVDGNGQSEIVESLLGLKKVESGRILFRGMDITNLPIRERINKGLSHIPEDRHRDGLILDYTLEENMILMVYYQEPLSRNGLINWDKVHQYGEKIINDFDVRAGQGSSSLARSLSGGNQQKAIVGREIDRDPDLLIAVQPTRGLDVGAIEYIHKRLVEQRNRGKAVLLISLELDEILDISDRIACINNGELVDIVNADETNENEVGLMMAGIKRGATA; encoded by the coding sequence ATGGAGTATGTTGTTGAAATGCAAAAAATTCGCAAAGAATTTCCTGGTGTAGTTGCCTGTGACGATATTACCCTCCAGTTGAAAAAGGGAGAGATTCATGCACTATTGGGTGAAAATGGTGCAGGGAAGTCTACTTTAATGAGTATTCTTTTTGGTCTTTATCAACCTGATAGTGGGAGTATAAGTCTTGGGGGAAAAAAAGTAAACATTTCCAATCCCAATATTGCTAATGACCTTGGCATTGGAATGGTTCATCAACACTTTAAACTAGTGCATAATTTTACAGTTACAGAAAATATTATTTTAGGTATTGAGCCAACCAGGGGATTAATGGTGGATACGGACTCAGCTGCTAAGAGAATAAAGGAGCTTTCAGAAAAATATAAGCTTAATGTAAATCCCCATGCAAAAATTTATGACATTTCAGTTGGTATGCAGCAGAGGGTAGAAATACTCAAAATGCTTTATCGAAGTGCAGATATTTTAATTTTTGATGAACCAACATCAGTTCTGACTCCACAGGAGGTACAGGAACTAATGAAAATCATGGGAAATCTGATTACTGAGGGAAAATCTATTATTCTAATAACCCATAAGCTAAAAGAAATTAAAGCAATTGCTGATCGCTGTACAGTTATTCGCAGAGGCAAGCATATAGGTACAGTAGATGTTGCTTCAACCTCAGGAGAGGAATTAGCAGAAATGATGGTTGGACGAAAGGTCTCCTTTAAGGTGGATAAAAATAAAATGGAATCTGGTGAGGTTATTTTAAGTTTAGAAAATCTATCAGTTCGCAATATTCATGGGGTTCTTGGATTAAAGAATTTTTCACTAGATATATGCTGGGGAGAGATACTTGGTATCGCTGGTGTTGATGGAAACGGTCAGTCAGAAATAGTGGAATCACTTCTAGGTCTGAAAAAGGTTGAAAGCGGGAGAATACTTTTTAGAGGAATGGATATCACCAACCTGCCTATTCGGGAGAGGATTAACAAAGGCCTTTCCCATATTCCAGAAGATAGGCATAGAGATGGGCTTATTTTAGACTATACCCTGGAAGAAAATATGATTTTAATGGTGTATTATCAAGAGCCCCTTTCCAGAAACGGTCTTATAAACTGGGATAAGGTTCACCAATACGGAGAAAAAATTATTAATGATTTTGATGTTCGTGCTGGACAGGGCAGTTCCTCTTTGGCTCGTTCACTTTCAGGTGGAAACCAACAAAAGGCTATTGTTGGTCGTGAAATTGATAGAGACCCAGATCTTTTAATTGCTGTTCAGCCTACTAGGGGATTAGACGTTGGCGCCATTGAATATATTCATAAGCGTTTAGTAGAACAGAGAAATAGAGGAAAGGCTGTTCTACTAATATCATTAGAACTAGACGAAATTCTTGATATTTCGGATCGAATTGCTTGTATTAACAATGGAGAGTTAGTTGATATAGTCAATGCTGATGAAACCAACGAAAATGAGGTTGGTTTAATGATGGCAGGAATAAAGAGAGGTGCTACAGCTTGA
- a CDS encoding glucosamine-6-phosphate deaminase, protein MKIRILDDYSKLSAEAAKYVACRIEQKSNLVLGLATGSTPLGMYKQLIKLYQLKQVSFSQVTTFNLDEYYPIAREIPHSYYSYMRENLWNRVDIRMENTNIPDGNPVDALKVCLDYEARIEEVGGIDLQVLGIGENGHIGFNEPGASLSANTHLVKLSEDTIKANSRFFVDINDVPKQAITMGMGTIMKAKEIILLAAGESKAEIIKETLTGVISTQIPASMLQVHPRVTVLLDKGAGKLI, encoded by the coding sequence ATGAAAATACGCATCTTGGATGACTATTCAAAATTAAGTGCAGAAGCAGCTAAATATGTAGCTTGCAGGATAGAGCAAAAGTCCAACCTAGTGCTAGGTTTAGCCACAGGTTCTACACCGTTAGGAATGTATAAGCAGCTAATTAAGCTTTACCAATTAAAACAGGTAAGCTTTAGTCAGGTTACCACCTTTAATCTAGATGAGTACTATCCCATTGCTAGAGAAATTCCCCATAGCTATTATAGCTATATGCGGGAAAACCTCTGGAATAGAGTTGATATAAGAATGGAGAACACTAATATTCCTGATGGAAATCCTGTGGATGCCCTTAAAGTTTGCCTGGATTATGAGGCCAGGATAGAGGAGGTAGGAGGAATTGACCTACAGGTGTTAGGGATTGGTGAGAATGGTCATATTGGCTTTAATGAGCCAGGTGCTTCCTTGTCTGCTAATACCCATCTAGTCAAGCTAAGTGAGGATACAATAAAGGCTAACAGCAGATTTTTTGTAGATATTAATGATGTACCCAAGCAAGCCATTACCATGGGAATGGGTACTATTATGAAGGCAAAGGAGATCATTTTGCTGGCTGCTGGTGAGAGCAAAGCAGAGATAATTAAAGAAACATTAACTGGTGTTATCAGCACCCAAATACCTGCATCTATGCTCCAGGTCCATCCCAGGGTGACAGTACTTTTGGATAAAGGGGCAGGTAAGCTTATATAG
- a CDS encoding indolepyruvate oxidoreductase subunit beta (Involved in the incorporation of exogenous aryl acids in the biosynthesis of aromatic amino acids: catalysis of the ferredoxin-dependent oxidative decarboxylation of arylpyruvates.), whose product MADKSILIVGVGGQGTLLASKVLGQVVMQEGLDIKMSEVHGMAQRGGSVVTQVRFGEKIYSPLIPDEGADIILSFEMMEALRYLPLLKKDGKIIINEQKIAPMPVLVGAVKYPEDPIKEIQKMGIEVIGLKAYELAKEAGNMKAANVVLLGVLAKDLDFDENMWENAIKETVPERFLEVNMKAFEMGYNYNI is encoded by the coding sequence ATGGCGGATAAAAGCATATTAATTGTAGGAGTTGGAGGACAGGGAACGCTATTGGCAAGCAAAGTGCTTGGGCAGGTAGTAATGCAAGAAGGGTTAGATATTAAAATGTCAGAGGTACATGGAATGGCTCAAAGGGGCGGTAGCGTTGTTACCCAGGTTAGGTTTGGTGAAAAGATATATTCTCCACTAATTCCTGATGAGGGTGCAGATATAATTCTATCTTTTGAAATGATGGAAGCCTTGAGATATTTGCCCTTATTAAAGAAGGATGGAAAAATAATCATTAATGAACAGAAGATAGCACCAATGCCAGTATTAGTAGGAGCAGTCAAGTATCCAGAAGATCCTATCAAGGAAATACAGAAAATGGGTATCGAAGTGATAGGCTTAAAGGCTTATGAGTTAGCTAAAGAAGCAGGTAACATGAAGGCGGCTAATGTTGTATTGCTTGGTGTTTTGGCAAAGGATCTGGATTTTGATGAAAACATGTGGGAAAATGCCATAAAAGAAACTGTTCCTGAAAGATTTTTAGAAGTAAACATGAAAGCCTTTGAAATGGGATATAATTATAACATTTAA
- a CDS encoding 2-deoxyribose-5-phosphate aldolase codes for MKQQNKVLNAKEIAKMIDYPMLKPEMTDEEVIEGCKIANEYSVATVCVRPYDVATCKKILENSEVLISAVIGFPHGNSTTAAKLYEAIKAMEDGAVELDIVMPIGKIRSGDWDYVKEDVRTVTEACHERNVLVKIIFENAYLTNEEIAKCCKLCEELKVDFVKTSTGFAGTGATLEHIKLMRESCGPQVAIKASGGIRTLEQVLELYKAGATRIGTSATQKIMEEVK; via the coding sequence ATGAAACAACAAAACAAAGTTCTTAATGCTAAAGAAATAGCTAAAATGATAGATTATCCCATGCTGAAACCTGAAATGACAGATGAAGAAGTTATTGAAGGATGTAAAATTGCTAACGAATATAGTGTGGCAACTGTATGCGTAAGGCCTTATGATGTAGCTACTTGCAAAAAAATCTTAGAGAATTCAGAAGTTCTTATTAGTGCTGTGATAGGTTTTCCCCATGGGAATAGTACTACAGCAGCAAAACTATATGAAGCCATAAAGGCAATGGAAGATGGTGCAGTGGAGCTTGACATTGTAATGCCTATTGGCAAAATACGTTCAGGGGATTGGGATTATGTAAAGGAAGATGTTAGAACAGTTACTGAGGCATGCCACGAAAGAAACGTCCTAGTTAAAATTATTTTTGAAAATGCTTATCTTACTAATGAAGAGATAGCTAAGTGTTGTAAGTTATGTGAGGAGTTAAAAGTGGATTTTGTTAAGACATCTACAGGTTTTGCAGGAACAGGTGCAACACTTGAACACATTAAATTAATGAGAGAAAGTTGCGGGCCCCAGGTAGCGATTAAGGCTTCAGGTGGAATTCGCACATTAGAACAAGTATTAGAGCTATATAAAGCAGGAGCAACTCGAATTGGTACAAGCGCTACGCAGAAAATAATGGAGGAAGTAAAATAA
- a CDS encoding indolepyruvate ferredoxin oxidoreductase subunit alpha — translation MYKLFSGNEAIARGAYEAGVKVAAAYPGTPSTEILENVAKYDVIDSQWSPNEKVALEVAIGASIGGARALSTMKHVGVNVAADPLMSYTYIGVNGGLVLVAADDPGMHSSQNEQDSRYWGLFAKIPVIEPSDSQEAKDFVKYAFEISEMFDTPVILRTNTRVSHSKSMVKLEEPKEIVIKEYIKTPEKYVILPKHARVRHSEVEKRRIALEEFAGKTHLNRIEWGDRKLGIITSSINYQYVKEVIPEASVLKIGLAWPLNEALIKEFANGVERLVIVEELEPIFETQIKAMGIKVEGKSIIPREGELTEDILRKAFFDIEKTELYQSAQNLPVRPPILCPGCPHRGTFYVLTKMKLTVTGDIGCYTLGAAPPFNRIDTTICMGASIGALFGLEKALGKEFSQKTVGVIGDSTFYHSGMTGLLNMVYNGSTSTLLILDNSTTAMTGHQDHPGTGKALMGHDTPHINLEDVVKALGVKRVRNADPFTLKDLEAVLKEELTAEETSVIIVKRPCALIQKKHDTPYSVDEDKCIACKKCLKVGCSAISVDQKSSIDQLMCVGCGVCRQVCPKDAIVKAGVQ, via the coding sequence TTGTACAAATTGTTTTCCGGAAATGAAGCAATAGCTAGGGGTGCGTATGAGGCAGGAGTTAAGGTAGCGGCTGCTTATCCAGGAACTCCTAGCACAGAAATTCTCGAGAATGTTGCCAAATATGATGTAATCGATTCCCAATGGTCCCCTAACGAAAAAGTGGCCTTAGAGGTAGCTATAGGAGCTTCTATTGGGGGAGCTAGAGCATTATCAACTATGAAACATGTAGGAGTGAATGTTGCAGCTGATCCTCTAATGAGTTATACCTATATTGGGGTAAATGGGGGACTGGTTTTAGTAGCAGCTGATGATCCAGGAATGCATAGTTCACAGAATGAACAGGATAGTAGATATTGGGGTCTTTTTGCTAAAATTCCTGTTATTGAGCCAAGCGACAGCCAGGAAGCAAAGGATTTTGTTAAGTATGCTTTTGAAATTAGTGAGATGTTTGATACTCCTGTTATTCTAAGAACAAACACACGAGTTTCACATTCAAAAAGCATGGTCAAGCTTGAGGAACCTAAGGAAATAGTGATTAAGGAATATATAAAAACTCCTGAGAAATATGTTATTCTTCCTAAGCATGCTAGAGTTAGACATTCAGAAGTTGAGAAAAGAAGAATTGCTCTTGAAGAATTTGCGGGCAAAACCCATTTAAACAGAATTGAATGGGGTGATAGAAAACTAGGCATTATAACTAGCAGTATCAACTATCAATATGTAAAGGAAGTTATTCCAGAGGCTTCAGTTTTAAAAATAGGCTTAGCCTGGCCATTAAATGAAGCACTTATAAAGGAATTTGCAAATGGTGTTGAAAGGCTGGTAATAGTCGAAGAACTAGAACCAATATTTGAAACCCAGATTAAGGCAATGGGAATTAAAGTAGAGGGGAAAAGCATTATTCCTAGAGAAGGGGAACTTACAGAGGATATTCTTCGCAAAGCATTTTTTGATATTGAAAAGACTGAGTTATATCAATCAGCTCAAAATTTACCAGTAAGGCCTCCTATTCTTTGTCCAGGATGCCCTCATAGGGGAACCTTCTACGTTTTAACAAAGATGAAGCTCACAGTAACTGGGGATATTGGTTGTTATACCCTTGGAGCAGCACCACCCTTTAATAGAATAGATACTACTATATGTATGGGAGCATCCATAGGAGCATTGTTTGGATTGGAGAAGGCCTTAGGCAAAGAGTTTTCTCAAAAGACCGTTGGAGTTATTGGGGACTCAACATTCTATCACTCTGGAATGACTGGTCTCCTAAATATGGTATATAATGGCTCCACATCAACATTGCTTATTCTAGATAATTCCACAACAGCAATGACAGGGCATCAAGATCATCCAGGTACTGGAAAGGCATTAATGGGTCATGATACGCCCCATATTAATTTGGAGGATGTAGTAAAAGCATTAGGTGTAAAAAGAGTGCGAAATGCGGATCCATTTACTTTGAAGGACTTAGAAGCTGTATTAAAAGAAGAGCTTACAGCGGAAGAGACTTCAGTAATAATAGTAAAAAGGCCTTGTGCTCTTATTCAAAAAAAACATGACACTCCATATTCGGTGGACGAAGATAAGTGTATAGCATGTAAAAAATGCCTCAAGGTTGGGTGCTCTGCTATTTCAGTAGACCAAAAATCATCAATAGATCAATTAATGTGTGTCGGATGTGGTGTATGTAGGCAAGTCTGTCCTAAAGATGCAATTGTGAAGGCTGGTGTCCAATAA
- a CDS encoding sugar ABC transporter permease: MLSVILLIFPYAIAFTIPLLITSLGGLFSERSGVVNIGLEGLMVIGMFTGAIVISQLEFIYPGTAIWIGLLAAFIAGAAFSLLHAFACITLNANQVISGIAINMMAGALTTFLARNITGSGNIQIVHGMARQNINLLSDIPILGKLFFTTSYSTTWLVLSILLISWFVLYRTAFGLRLRACGEHPHAADSAGINVYVMRYIAVMISGAFAGLGGAIVIVTYSGEFNGTAAGLGFLALASLIFGQWKPLGILAATLFFGFASTVANVSQVIPLLAIIPGILLKTFPYVFTLIALVLFSKSSQAPKAAGEPYDKGKR; the protein is encoded by the coding sequence ATGCTAAGTGTAATATTACTAATTTTTCCATATGCTATTGCCTTTACTATTCCTTTATTAATAACCTCTCTTGGAGGACTATTTAGCGAGAGAAGTGGTGTTGTTAATATTGGTCTTGAAGGTCTGATGGTAATAGGTATGTTTACTGGGGCAATTGTTATTTCTCAGTTAGAGTTCATTTATCCTGGTACTGCTATTTGGATTGGCCTACTAGCTGCCTTTATTGCTGGTGCTGCATTTTCTCTATTGCATGCTTTTGCCTGTATTACTCTCAATGCCAATCAGGTCATTAGTGGGATTGCAATCAATATGATGGCAGGGGCTCTTACTACCTTTCTAGCCAGAAATATTACGGGTAGTGGTAACATCCAAATTGTTCATGGGATGGCAAGGCAGAATATCAACCTACTGTCTGATATTCCAATACTAGGAAAGCTCTTTTTCACCACGAGCTATTCGACAACTTGGTTAGTATTATCCATACTTCTGATTTCATGGTTTGTACTCTACAGAACAGCTTTTGGATTACGATTAAGGGCCTGTGGTGAACACCCCCATGCTGCTGATTCTGCTGGTATTAATGTTTATGTGATGCGCTATATTGCTGTTATGATATCTGGAGCATTTGCCGGGTTGGGAGGGGCTATTGTGATTGTTACCTACTCAGGTGAGTTTAATGGAACGGCTGCAGGTTTAGGATTTCTTGCCCTTGCTTCATTGATCTTTGGACAATGGAAGCCTCTTGGTATCTTAGCTGCAACCTTATTTTTTGGTTTTGCTAGCACCGTAGCTAACGTTTCTCAAGTGATTCCTCTTCTTGCTATTATCCCTGGTATATTGCTAAAAACTTTTCCATATGTGTTTACTCTCATAGCTTTGGTATTGTTTTCAAAATCTTCCCAAGCCCCTAAAGCGGCTGGGGAACCCTATGATAAGGGAAAACGTTAG
- a CDS encoding MBL fold metallo-hydrolase: MSKDLKITVLVENTVGISIGLVGEWGLSFLIEIEGKTILFDTGATGAIVPNARTLGINLEDVDLVVLSHGHYDHTGGLRSFLQYYKGSLDIIAHPDIFKARYTVTDGKLRHVGIPYTRAELEGLGANFQLITQPLEIAPNLFVSGEVPRNSTVENQDLRLKVLEGDQQLIDSVLDDFSLYVPTEAGLVIILGCAHAGIINIVEHARKVTGISKIHSIIGGTHLGPLPKVRQEETIEFLKSLDLKLFAPNHCTGPQVSAELYNIFADSFKFVSAGSSFILAH; the protein is encoded by the coding sequence TTGTCTAAAGACCTAAAAATAACAGTACTAGTAGAAAATACCGTTGGAATTAGTATTGGGTTAGTAGGAGAATGGGGTTTAAGTTTCCTAATAGAGATAGAAGGGAAGACTATTCTTTTTGATACTGGAGCTACAGGAGCGATAGTACCAAATGCACGAACGCTTGGAATTAATTTAGAAGATGTAGATTTAGTAGTATTAAGTCATGGACATTATGATCATACAGGTGGATTACGTTCCTTTCTACAATACTATAAGGGATCACTAGATATAATTGCTCATCCTGACATCTTTAAAGCACGCTATACTGTAACTGATGGTAAATTAAGGCACGTAGGTATTCCATATACACGTGCGGAATTAGAAGGGTTAGGGGCTAATTTTCAGTTAATCACCCAACCCTTAGAAATAGCACCTAACCTTTTTGTAAGTGGTGAAGTGCCTAGAAACTCTACCGTAGAAAATCAGGATCTGAGATTAAAAGTTTTAGAAGGTGATCAACAACTGATAGACTCTGTATTAGATGATTTTTCGCTTTATGTACCTACTGAAGCAGGATTAGTCATTATTCTTGGTTGTGCTCATGCAGGTATAATCAATATAGTAGAACATGCTCGTAAAGTAACTGGAATTTCTAAAATACACTCAATAATTGGGGGAACTCATTTAGGACCGCTACCAAAAGTTAGGCAAGAAGAAACAATTGAGTTCTTAAAATCTCTAGATTTAAAGCTCTTTGCGCCTAATCATTGCACGGGACCACAAGTGTCAGCAGAGCTATATAATATTTTTGCTGACTCCTTCAAATTTGTATCTGCAGGCAGCTCATTTATTTTAGCCCACTAA
- a CDS encoding sugar ABC transporter permease: MKIKFNNEYFLSLIAVVLGLIAGSILMLVAKSNPVEGYIYLFQGGTMNIERIGNSLATATPLIFTGLSVAFAFKTGLFNIGAAGQMLIGGLCSTAIGLTFAWPKPILLIVMLLAAMIGGGLWGALPGLLKSKYNVHEVVSTIMMNWIAYWTVYYTIPAYFKGQFLETESRRIPYEASLKVPWLTDLFYGSYINLGLFLAILFVIIIAFILNKTTLGYELKAVGYNRHAAETAGINVNRSIILSMVIAGALAGLAGATFYVGYASNMQIGVLPSHGFDGIAVALLGANSPVGVMVSAIFFGLLHTGKGFMNAMTSIPPEIADTIIATIIYFSATSILIQRNWDKLKKKLGGAK; the protein is encoded by the coding sequence TTGAAAATAAAATTTAACAATGAATATTTTTTATCTCTGATTGCTGTAGTGCTAGGGTTGATAGCAGGAAGCATTCTCATGCTAGTTGCTAAAAGCAATCCAGTCGAAGGATATATATACCTGTTCCAAGGTGGGACAATGAATATTGAAAGAATAGGGAACTCTCTAGCTACTGCTACTCCTTTAATTTTTACCGGCCTTTCAGTAGCTTTTGCTTTTAAGACAGGGTTATTTAATATTGGTGCAGCTGGACAAATGCTAATTGGTGGACTTTGTTCCACAGCGATTGGATTGACCTTTGCCTGGCCAAAACCTATTCTTCTGATAGTTATGCTTCTAGCAGCCATGATAGGTGGAGGACTTTGGGGTGCATTACCTGGTTTGCTTAAATCAAAGTATAATGTCCACGAGGTTGTTTCTACTATAATGATGAATTGGATTGCTTACTGGACTGTTTATTATACGATTCCAGCTTATTTCAAAGGCCAATTCTTGGAAACAGAGTCGAGAAGAATTCCATATGAAGCATCATTAAAAGTTCCTTGGCTTACAGATTTATTTTATGGCTCTTATATTAATCTTGGTTTATTTTTAGCTATTTTATTTGTAATTATAATTGCATTCATCCTTAATAAGACAACCCTAGGTTATGAGCTAAAGGCTGTTGGCTATAATAGACACGCAGCTGAAACAGCAGGAATAAATGTAAACCGTAGTATTATTCTTTCAATGGTCATTGCGGGTGCTTTGGCCGGGTTAGCTGGTGCAACGTTTTATGTTGGATATGCTTCTAATATGCAGATTGGAGTTTTGCCTTCTCATGGTTTTGATGGTATTGCAGTAGCCCTTTTAGGCGCTAATTCACCAGTAGGTGTTATGGTGTCTGCCATCTTCTTTGGTCTGCTTCATACTGGAAAAGGTTTCATGAATGCAATGACTAGTATACCTCCTGAGATAGCTGATACAATTATTGCTACTATTATTTACTTCTCAGCCACCAGTATCCTAATCCAAAGAAACTGGGACAAGCTGAAGAAAAAGCTGGGAGGTGCCAAGTGA